The Microbacterium sp. Nx66 genome contains a region encoding:
- a CDS encoding TraR/DksA family transcriptional regulator — MDLRALLEERRAEAAARVTATAATLAELMHDREGSNDDDEHDPEGVTLSSEWSRLSGLAEAAQAELRQVDEALMRMDAGTYGICAHCGRPIPPERLEVRPFAEYCVACAEKLGR; from the coding sequence ATGGATCTGCGAGCGCTGTTGGAAGAGCGTCGCGCCGAGGCCGCGGCTCGCGTCACGGCGACGGCGGCCACCCTCGCGGAGCTCATGCACGATCGCGAGGGCTCGAACGACGACGACGAGCACGACCCGGAGGGGGTGACGCTCTCGTCGGAGTGGTCGCGACTGTCGGGGCTCGCCGAGGCGGCGCAGGCGGAGCTCCGCCAGGTGGACGAGGCGCTGATGCGGATGGACGCCGGGACCTACGGCATCTGCGCGCACTGCGGCAGGCCTATCCCGCCGGAGCGCCTGGAGGTACGGCCGTTCGCGGAATACTGCGTGGCCTGCGCCGAGAAGCTCGGTCGCTGA
- a CDS encoding VOC family protein translates to MAIALENIGIAVRDLDATIAFFTDLGLSVVGRDEVSGEWASTAVGLDGNHARIAVLQTPDGRGQIELFEYIHPDAIETEPTRPNEIGMHRIAFSVDDIDASLAIAARHGFHPLRGVANYRDIYRLTYLRGPSGIILMLAQDLTQA, encoded by the coding sequence ATGGCCATCGCCCTCGAGAACATCGGGATCGCCGTGCGCGACCTCGACGCCACCATCGCCTTCTTCACCGACCTGGGGCTGTCCGTGGTCGGACGGGACGAGGTCAGCGGCGAGTGGGCGTCCACCGCGGTCGGACTCGACGGGAACCACGCGCGGATCGCCGTGCTGCAGACCCCGGACGGGCGCGGGCAGATCGAGCTCTTCGAGTACATCCATCCGGACGCGATCGAGACGGAGCCGACGAGGCCGAACGAGATCGGCATGCACCGGATCGCCTTCTCCGTCGACGACATCGACGCCTCCCTCGCCATCGCCGCGCGGCACGGGTTCCATCCCCTGCGCGGCGTCGCGAACTACCGGGACATCTACCGACTGACCTACCTCCGCGGCCCCAGCGGCATCATCCTCATGCTCGCGCAGGACCTCACGCAGGCCTGA
- a CDS encoding phosphonate ABC transporter ATP-binding protein encodes MSAAVAARHQDDGRTPTAEVRQALPLVSVRGLRVAYDTTTVLDRVDLDLFPGEMVALLGASGSGKSTLMRSLTGFAPIAAGSARVAGHDVTNLARGELRTLRSEVGQVFQQFNLIPRLSVLTNVLTGALHTAGPLNLVGGFTSADRRRALDLLDRVGIAHKAAAPARSLSGGQQQRVAIARALMQRPKLILADEPVASLDPKLADSVLGLLREIAVQDGIPVLVSLHVLPLALAHSDRIVGLRHGEMLVSGVTSQLDVAALEALYDDEEHADDHDR; translated from the coding sequence ATGAGCGCCGCCGTGGCTGCCCGGCACCAGGACGACGGGCGCACGCCGACGGCCGAGGTGCGCCAGGCGCTGCCGCTCGTCAGCGTCCGCGGTCTGCGCGTCGCCTACGACACCACGACGGTGCTCGACCGCGTCGATCTCGACCTCTTCCCCGGCGAGATGGTCGCGCTGCTGGGAGCGTCGGGCTCAGGGAAGTCGACGCTGATGAGGAGCCTCACCGGATTCGCGCCCATCGCCGCCGGATCCGCGCGGGTCGCCGGACACGACGTCACGAATCTGGCGCGCGGCGAGCTGCGCACGCTGCGGTCCGAGGTGGGGCAGGTCTTCCAGCAGTTCAACCTCATCCCGCGCCTCAGCGTCCTCACCAACGTGCTGACCGGGGCGCTGCACACCGCGGGACCCCTCAATCTCGTCGGCGGCTTCACGAGCGCGGATCGCCGCCGGGCCCTCGACCTGCTCGACCGTGTCGGGATCGCGCACAAGGCGGCGGCGCCGGCGCGGTCGCTGTCCGGCGGCCAGCAGCAGCGCGTGGCGATCGCCCGCGCGCTCATGCAGCGCCCGAAGCTGATCCTCGCCGACGAGCCGGTGGCCTCGCTCGACCCGAAGCTCGCCGACTCCGTGCTCGGACTGCTCCGCGAGATCGCGGTGCAGGACGGGATCCCGGTGCTCGTGAGCCTGCACGTGCTGCCGCTCGCCCTCGCGCACAGCGACCGCATCGTCGGTCTGCGGCACGGGGAGATGCTCGTCTCCGGCGTCACGTCGCAGCTGGACGTGGCCGCACTGGAGGCCCTGTACGACGACGAGGAGCACGCCGATGACCACGACCGTTGA
- a CDS encoding phosphate/phosphite/phosphonate ABC transporter substrate-binding protein gives MVSESRGLTSRKVIMRRFTLPAVGLLGVAALALTGCQTPTADAAPADPDAPITIATIPVGDDPTAENPIEVFGALLEEATGREVEITDVPDYLSVVEAIRADHVDIGIMSGFPSALAVNTGEVDALVAFEGDGKPVSTCVVLADSPVQTLEDLAGKTVAFADQASSSGYFMPVYMLHEAGLEQGDDYEAIFAGGHEGSFAALEQGQVDAACTAVMLTELGAPMFPFADGEWRAVGESPAMDVAGAVLGRPSLDAATRKAIQDGIAAVFTPENAEKLGAFGSFAAAPQTVDPDDSAFESFAEIAAVAGVELKDLQ, from the coding sequence ATGGTCTCGGAATCCCGGGGCCTCACCTCCCGAAAGGTCATCATGCGCCGCTTCACCCTGCCCGCCGTCGGCCTCCTGGGCGTGGCCGCCCTCGCCCTCACCGGATGCCAGACCCCCACCGCCGATGCGGCCCCCGCCGACCCGGACGCCCCGATCACGATCGCGACCATCCCCGTCGGCGACGACCCTACGGCCGAGAACCCCATCGAGGTGTTCGGCGCGCTGCTGGAGGAGGCCACGGGCCGCGAGGTCGAGATCACCGACGTGCCCGACTACCTCAGCGTGGTGGAGGCCATCCGCGCCGACCACGTCGACATCGGGATCATGAGTGGATTCCCGTCCGCGCTCGCCGTGAACACCGGCGAGGTCGATGCCCTCGTCGCGTTCGAGGGCGACGGCAAGCCCGTATCCACCTGCGTCGTGCTCGCGGACTCGCCCGTGCAGACGCTCGAGGACCTCGCGGGGAAGACCGTCGCGTTCGCGGATCAGGCCTCCAGCTCCGGATACTTCATGCCGGTCTACATGCTGCACGAGGCCGGGTTGGAGCAGGGCGACGACTACGAGGCCATCTTCGCGGGCGGCCATGAGGGCAGCTTCGCGGCCCTGGAGCAGGGGCAGGTGGATGCCGCGTGCACCGCCGTCATGCTCACCGAGCTCGGCGCGCCGATGTTCCCCTTCGCGGACGGCGAGTGGCGCGCGGTCGGCGAGAGCCCGGCCATGGACGTCGCCGGCGCCGTCCTCGGCCGTCCCTCGCTCGACGCCGCGACACGCAAGGCCATCCAGGACGGTATCGCCGCCGTGTTCACCCCCGAGAACGCTGAGAAGCTGGGCGCCTTCGGGTCGTTCGCAGCCGCCCCGCAGACGGTCGACCCGGACGACAGCGCGTTCGAGTCCTTCGCCGAGATCGCGGCCGTCGCGGGCGTCGAGCTGAAGGACCTCCAGTGA
- a CDS encoding TetR/AcrR family transcriptional regulator, which produces MVNEHRSGPVRSTAAREAILDATARLFHNQGYDRLTIEGIAKEAKVGKQTIYRWWPSRGALIGECLAEGRLIPVDFVVPDTGDLSADVETWLRSVLSILEKPQGGVLLRSLVAAATEDASVGAHLGESLGVEKYLSERLRGGIRDGQLPEDAPVEQLGRAILGAIIVESLGREAHDPGSVVALTRYLFAR; this is translated from the coding sequence ATGGTGAACGAGCATCGCAGCGGCCCCGTGCGCAGCACCGCGGCCCGCGAGGCGATCCTCGACGCGACGGCCCGGCTCTTCCACAATCAGGGGTACGACCGGCTCACGATCGAGGGCATCGCCAAGGAGGCCAAGGTCGGCAAGCAGACCATCTACCGCTGGTGGCCGTCGCGGGGTGCGCTCATCGGGGAGTGCCTGGCCGAGGGGCGACTCATCCCCGTGGACTTCGTCGTTCCCGACACCGGAGACCTCTCCGCCGACGTGGAGACCTGGCTGCGGAGCGTGCTCTCCATCCTCGAGAAACCCCAGGGCGGTGTGCTGCTGCGGTCGCTCGTGGCTGCGGCGACCGAGGACGCCTCGGTCGGCGCGCACCTCGGGGAGAGCCTCGGGGTGGAGAAGTACCTGTCGGAGCGCCTCCGCGGGGGCATCCGGGACGGTCAGCTGCCGGAGGACGCCCCGGTCGAGCAGCTCGGCCGCGCGATCCTCGGGGCCATCATCGTGGAGTCCCTCGGCCGCGAGGCCCACGATCCGGGTTCCGTCGTCGCCCTGACCCGCTACCTCTTCGCCCGCTGA
- a CDS encoding tyrosine-protein phosphatase, with translation MTTIDTGLILSAPVNLRDLGGIAIDGGVLRPGLAIRTDDLAYVTAEVADELLAGGLTAIIDLRSPLEVAVTGRGPLGEHPVAYHHLPLIADVGASMDREHPALTHEAMGLMYLRMVEGAAPQLVTALNVIAHTPGATAFHCAAGRDRTGVLAAMLLLALGAGDDDIVADYARTGDNMVAIMARTAPVMGAMWKALGFDLDARDASSALLEGSMDVSMRSLLDTLRAQHGDPLAPLRAAGLSDATIVRLRERALGA, from the coding sequence ATGACCACGATCGACACCGGTCTCATCCTCAGCGCGCCGGTCAACCTGCGCGACCTCGGCGGCATCGCCATCGACGGCGGGGTGCTCCGTCCGGGTCTGGCCATCCGTACCGACGACCTCGCCTATGTGACCGCGGAGGTCGCGGACGAGCTCCTCGCAGGCGGGCTGACGGCCATCATCGACCTGCGCTCGCCGCTCGAGGTCGCGGTCACCGGCCGCGGTCCCCTCGGCGAGCACCCGGTCGCGTACCACCACCTCCCCCTGATCGCCGATGTCGGCGCATCGATGGATCGGGAGCACCCGGCGCTGACGCACGAGGCCATGGGGCTGATGTACCTGCGCATGGTGGAGGGCGCCGCGCCGCAGCTCGTGACCGCGCTCAACGTCATCGCGCACACCCCGGGAGCGACGGCGTTCCACTGTGCGGCGGGGCGCGACCGCACGGGAGTCCTCGCCGCGATGCTGCTGCTCGCCCTCGGGGCTGGGGACGACGACATCGTGGCCGACTACGCGCGCACCGGCGACAACATGGTCGCGATCATGGCCCGCACCGCTCCGGTCATGGGGGCGATGTGGAAAGCGCTCGGCTTCGACCTCGACGCGCGGGACGCGTCGTCGGCGCTGCTGGAGGGGTCGATGGACGTGTCCATGCGCAGCCTCCTCGACACGCTCCGGGCTCAGCACGGCGACCCGCTGGCTCCGCTCCGCGCGGCCGGGCTGTCTGACGCGACCATCGTCCGGTTGCGCGAGCGGGCGCTCGGGGCATGA
- a CDS encoding MMPL family transporter, producing the protein MASLLFRLGSFAARKAWTVIVSWVLILGLGVGAFLTFGGTLSNSFDIPGTASGEVTDQLADKLPDTAGGTGTVVYRTDDGEPFTDEQKQAISDLAASAEDLDGVASVVDPFDAQRQQDEQAKELTDGQAQLDDGRAQLDAGQAQLDDGRAQLETGITQLEGARAQANAAGAPPEQTAALDAQLAELNARLAQLEAQQATIDANRDELADSAEQLELGTTLLNLSEGIGVVSEDGSTAIVNVSFVDPRLELAEETKQSTIAHFQDEEIDGVTVDFGTDIAQGVPEIFGVGEAIGLAFAAVVLIVMLGSLIGAALPIVTAVVGVGVGVTASLAFSGVVDMASVTPVLGVMLGLAVGIDYSLFIVNRHRKQLLAGSPVRESIGLATGTSGTAVVFAGTTVIVALLALNVTGVPFLGLMGTVGAVCVAVAVLVAVTLAPAILGLVGTRLLGRKARATIGQEHAAGKPVRRMSTLRAVVTALVSVIALLVIAIPAMSMRLGLPDGSSEPADSTSYRAFQTVDEQFGEGANGPLLVTATLDDAVSDDDLLATQVTVAEKIAEQDDVVAVAPIATSDDNTLLAFQVLPAEGPNSASTEKLVQDLRGLPEIDGGITLGVAGQAATNIDISEALASVLPLYLVVVVGLSLLIMIVVFRSLLVPLIATGGFVLSLFATYGLIVAVFQWGWGADLIGLHSTGPILSFLPVILVGILFGLAMDYQLFLASGMREAYVHGASARDAVAQGFRAGRSVVIAAALIMVSVFGGFVFSESTIIRSIGFGLAFGVLLDAFVVRMLLMPALMHLLGRSAWWLPKWLDRIIPNVDMEGAALERDHPSVHTDSVPTVEAPRTRG; encoded by the coding sequence GTGGCTTCACTGCTGTTCCGTCTGGGTTCTTTCGCTGCGCGCAAAGCATGGACGGTGATCGTCTCCTGGGTGCTCATCCTCGGGCTCGGCGTCGGCGCCTTCCTCACGTTCGGCGGCACGCTGAGCAACAGCTTCGACATCCCGGGCACCGCGTCCGGCGAGGTCACCGATCAGCTCGCCGACAAGTTGCCGGACACCGCCGGCGGCACCGGGACGGTCGTCTACCGGACGGACGACGGCGAGCCGTTCACCGACGAGCAGAAGCAGGCGATCTCCGACCTCGCCGCGAGCGCGGAGGACCTCGACGGCGTCGCCTCCGTCGTCGACCCGTTCGACGCCCAGCGGCAGCAGGACGAGCAGGCGAAGGAGTTGACAGACGGACAGGCCCAGCTCGACGACGGCCGCGCGCAGCTCGACGCCGGCCAGGCCCAGCTCGACGACGGCCGCGCCCAGCTCGAGACCGGGATCACCCAGCTCGAAGGAGCGCGGGCTCAGGCCAACGCCGCCGGTGCACCGCCCGAGCAGACTGCCGCGCTCGACGCGCAGCTCGCGGAGCTGAACGCCCGGCTCGCGCAGCTCGAGGCCCAGCAGGCCACCATCGACGCGAACCGCGACGAGCTCGCCGACAGTGCGGAGCAGCTGGAGCTCGGAACGACCCTTCTCAACCTCTCGGAGGGCATCGGCGTCGTCTCGGAGGACGGCTCCACGGCGATCGTCAACGTCTCCTTCGTCGACCCGCGCCTGGAACTCGCCGAAGAGACCAAGCAGAGCACCATCGCCCACTTCCAGGACGAGGAGATCGACGGCGTCACGGTCGACTTCGGCACCGACATCGCCCAGGGTGTGCCGGAGATCTTCGGCGTCGGCGAAGCCATCGGTCTCGCGTTCGCCGCGGTCGTGCTCATCGTCATGCTCGGCTCGCTGATCGGTGCGGCCCTTCCGATCGTCACGGCCGTGGTCGGCGTCGGCGTGGGCGTCACGGCGTCGCTCGCGTTCTCCGGCGTCGTCGACATGGCCTCGGTCACTCCCGTCCTCGGCGTGATGCTGGGGCTGGCGGTCGGCATCGACTACTCCCTCTTCATCGTGAACCGGCACCGCAAGCAGCTGCTGGCCGGGTCGCCCGTGCGCGAGTCCATCGGTCTGGCCACCGGCACCTCCGGGACCGCGGTGGTGTTCGCGGGGACCACGGTCATCGTCGCGCTCCTCGCGCTCAACGTGACGGGCGTGCCGTTCCTCGGCCTCATGGGCACGGTGGGCGCGGTCTGCGTCGCGGTCGCCGTGCTCGTGGCCGTGACCCTCGCCCCGGCGATCCTCGGCCTCGTCGGCACCCGCCTGCTCGGCCGCAAGGCGCGGGCGACCATCGGCCAGGAGCACGCGGCCGGAAAGCCCGTGCGCCGGATGTCGACGCTGCGCGCGGTCGTCACCGCCCTCGTCAGCGTCATCGCGCTGCTCGTGATCGCGATCCCCGCGATGTCGATGCGCCTCGGCCTCCCGGACGGGTCGAGCGAACCCGCCGACTCCACCAGCTACCGCGCGTTCCAGACCGTCGACGAGCAGTTCGGCGAGGGTGCGAACGGGCCGCTCCTGGTGACCGCGACCCTCGACGACGCCGTGAGCGACGACGACCTGCTGGCCACCCAGGTGACCGTGGCCGAGAAGATCGCGGAGCAGGACGACGTGGTCGCGGTCGCTCCCATCGCGACGTCGGACGACAACACGCTCCTCGCCTTCCAGGTGCTTCCTGCCGAGGGCCCGAACAGCGCCTCCACCGAGAAACTGGTGCAGGATCTGCGAGGTCTCCCCGAGATCGACGGCGGCATCACCCTCGGCGTCGCCGGGCAGGCTGCCACGAACATCGACATCTCCGAGGCCCTGGCGAGCGTGCTGCCGCTGTACCTCGTGGTCGTCGTGGGACTGTCGCTGCTCATCATGATCGTCGTGTTCCGCTCACTGCTCGTGCCGCTCATCGCCACGGGAGGGTTCGTGCTGTCGCTGTTCGCGACGTACGGGCTCATCGTCGCGGTGTTCCAGTGGGGGTGGGGCGCCGACCTCATCGGGTTGCACAGCACCGGTCCGATCCTGAGCTTCCTGCCGGTGATCCTCGTCGGCATCCTGTTCGGACTGGCCATGGACTACCAGCTCTTCCTCGCCTCGGGGATGCGGGAGGCCTATGTGCACGGCGCCTCCGCGCGCGATGCCGTGGCCCAGGGCTTCCGAGCCGGGCGCTCGGTGGTCATCGCGGCCGCGCTCATCATGGTGTCGGTGTTCGGCGGGTTCGTGTTCTCGGAGTCGACCATCATCCGGTCCATCGGGTTCGGCCTCGCGTTCGGCGTGCTGCTCGACGCGTTTGTCGTGCGGATGCTGCTGATGCCCGCGCTCATGCACCTGCTCGGACGCTCGGCCTGGTGGCTGCCGAAGTGGCTCGACCGCATCATCCCGAACGTCGACATGGAGGGCGCGGCGCTGGAGCGGGACCACCCCAGCGTGCACACCGACTCCGTGCCCACCGTAGAGGCTCCGCGCACCCGCGGCTGA
- a CDS encoding TetR/AcrR family transcriptional regulator, whose protein sequence is MTVVTPSGVGRRRPGRPRDEDIDAQIVAATLDIIDAGEDVTVARVVARSGVSRAALYRRWPSLTTLIAAALDVGREVPPEYPIDADLREILLTGLGLGAEGVAPSAPGYSEERFRQRIRLVMSDRGLQKAYWESHVSRRRVPLQNALRAGVVRGELRADLDVEACFDAVAGVAYYQLVVRGDRISDPAVVARLRAAIEVIWRGMVV, encoded by the coding sequence ATGACCGTCGTGACGCCTTCGGGCGTGGGGCGCCGCCGCCCCGGACGTCCGCGCGACGAGGACATCGATGCACAGATCGTCGCTGCCACGCTGGACATCATCGATGCGGGCGAGGATGTGACGGTCGCGCGGGTCGTCGCCCGGAGCGGCGTGAGCCGGGCGGCGCTGTACCGGCGCTGGCCGTCACTCACGACGCTGATCGCTGCGGCGCTCGACGTGGGCCGGGAGGTTCCGCCGGAGTACCCGATCGATGCCGACCTGCGCGAGATCCTCCTCACCGGCCTCGGGCTCGGCGCGGAGGGCGTGGCCCCGTCCGCGCCCGGCTATTCCGAGGAGCGGTTCCGTCAGCGCATCCGTCTCGTCATGTCCGATCGGGGTCTGCAGAAGGCCTACTGGGAGTCGCACGTCTCCCGCCGTCGGGTTCCGCTGCAGAACGCGCTGCGCGCCGGTGTTGTGCGCGGCGAGCTCCGGGCGGATCTCGACGTCGAGGCCTGCTTCGACGCGGTGGCCGGTGTCGCGTACTACCAGCTGGTCGTCCGCGGCGACCGCATCAGCGACCCGGCCGTCGTGGCTCGCCTGCGCGCCGCCATCGAGGTGATCTGGCGCGGCATGGTGGTCTGA
- the phnE gene encoding phosphonate ABC transporter, permease protein PhnE, with protein sequence MTTTVERQDRTVRPQLEPAERARLESAFRVPRARFLLGIPVAALLLIWSFAGAGFDFVKLGDGAVNMGEFLSRLFPPDFSKIGTILALLLETFQMAVVGTVLGAVLSLIVAFGATSTLAPRWLYYPTRWIMNIIRSVPDLVFALMFVSAVGLGPFAGILAMTLGSIGSIGKIFAEAMEQVDRGPVVAMEAVGASKRQVIQYAVLPQAAPLLTSYTLLLFEGNVRGATILGLVGAGGIGLELTTAMRMYDYGHLSAIILCIIVLVTLIDQGSALIRRRIT encoded by the coding sequence ATGACCACGACCGTTGAGCGCCAGGACCGGACCGTACGCCCCCAGCTCGAACCGGCGGAGCGCGCCCGGCTCGAGAGCGCCTTCCGCGTCCCCCGCGCCCGCTTCCTTCTCGGCATCCCGGTCGCGGCCCTTCTGCTGATCTGGTCCTTCGCCGGGGCGGGTTTCGACTTCGTGAAGCTCGGCGACGGGGCCGTCAACATGGGGGAGTTCCTGTCCCGGCTGTTCCCGCCAGACTTCTCGAAGATCGGCACCATCCTCGCGTTGCTGCTGGAGACGTTCCAGATGGCCGTCGTCGGCACGGTCCTCGGTGCGGTGCTGTCCCTGATCGTCGCGTTCGGGGCGACGTCCACCCTCGCGCCACGGTGGCTGTACTACCCGACGCGCTGGATCATGAACATCATCCGCTCCGTGCCCGACCTCGTCTTCGCCCTGATGTTCGTCTCGGCGGTCGGACTGGGGCCCTTCGCCGGCATCCTCGCCATGACGCTCGGCTCCATCGGGTCGATCGGCAAGATCTTCGCGGAGGCCATGGAACAGGTCGACCGCGGTCCCGTCGTCGCGATGGAGGCGGTCGGCGCCTCCAAGCGTCAGGTCATCCAGTACGCGGTGCTCCCCCAGGCCGCACCCCTGCTCACCTCGTACACGCTGCTGTTGTTCGAGGGGAACGTCCGCGGCGCGACGATCCTCGGTCTCGTCGGCGCCGGCGGCATCGGCCTGGAGCTGACGACCGCCATGCGCATGTACGACTACGGCCACCTCAGCGCCATCATCCTCTGCATCATCGTGCTCGTCACGCTGATCGACCAGGGCAGTGCCCTCATCCGAAGGAGAATCACATGA
- a CDS encoding Gfo/Idh/MocA family oxidoreductase, protein MKSVGIVGIENSHATEIVRFLNVEAPDVPVRITALVAGEPERTRELAALGGIERVVDDAGALLGTVDALIVTARDGADHRAIAVPFLEAGVPVWVDKPLAAAVADADAILAAAQRGRALVTSSSTLRWLADTAELTAEAGRIGEVQAVTVTGPADPDSPYSGIFFYGIHIADLAQVLRPGIAEDVEVQCLPAGVVARYRVGGVPVTLEFVRPDGDRQVPFRATVVGRRGIASREIPIGPGYVQPGVRAFARMLETGEPPVPASEMRAPIAVLDQIAEVLVSR, encoded by the coding sequence ATGAAGAGCGTCGGCATCGTCGGGATCGAGAACAGCCACGCCACGGAGATCGTCCGCTTCCTCAACGTCGAGGCCCCGGACGTGCCCGTGCGGATCACGGCCCTCGTGGCAGGGGAGCCGGAACGCACGCGGGAACTGGCCGCGCTCGGGGGCATCGAACGCGTCGTCGACGACGCGGGCGCGCTCCTCGGCACGGTGGATGCGCTCATCGTGACCGCCCGCGACGGTGCCGATCATCGCGCCATCGCCGTCCCCTTCCTGGAAGCCGGGGTGCCGGTCTGGGTCGACAAGCCCCTCGCAGCAGCGGTCGCCGATGCCGACGCGATCCTCGCCGCCGCGCAGCGTGGGCGGGCGCTCGTCACCTCATCGTCCACGCTCCGCTGGCTCGCCGACACCGCGGAGCTCACGGCGGAGGCGGGTCGCATCGGGGAGGTCCAGGCGGTCACCGTCACGGGGCCTGCCGATCCGGACAGCCCGTACAGCGGCATCTTCTTCTACGGCATCCACATCGCCGATCTCGCCCAGGTTCTGCGGCCCGGCATCGCGGAGGACGTCGAGGTGCAGTGCCTGCCGGCGGGTGTCGTCGCCCGCTACCGGGTCGGCGGGGTGCCCGTCACGCTGGAGTTCGTGCGGCCGGACGGCGACCGTCAGGTGCCGTTCCGGGCGACCGTCGTCGGCCGACGGGGCATCGCCAGCCGGGAGATCCCGATCGGCCCCGGGTACGTGCAGCCCGGCGTCCGTGCCTTCGCCCGGATGCTCGAGACCGGTGAGCCCCCGGTTCCCGCGTCCGAGATGCGCGCTCCGATCGCCGTGCTCGACCAGATCGCCGAGGTCCTCGTCTCCCGCTGA